CAGTGTCATCCATTCATAGACGGTGGCATTGAAGCTGGCACCATCCATGGCCACGGCCTTCAAGGTCATGGCCGACACGATGAAGGACACCAGCACCCCAAGGATGGTGATGAGGTGGGCGCCACGGCGGCCCACCACATTGCCGAACAGGCCCGCCACGATGGAGCCGACCAGCGGCGCCAGCGCCACGACCAGCAGCGAGTTTTGAGTGATCTCTGACATGGTTGTATGTTTCTTCTGGCGAGGCCGCTCAACCCTTCAGGGTGTCGAGTTCATCGACGTTGATGGACGCGCGGTTGCGGAAGAGCACCACGAGGATGGCCAGACCAATGGCCGACTCGGCGGCCGCCACGGTCAGGATGAAGAACACGAACACCTGACCATGCATGTCACCCAGGTAATGGGAGAACGCGATGAAGTTCAGGTTGACGGCCAGCAGCATCAGCTCGATGGCCATCAGCAGCACGATCAGGTTCTTGCGATTCAGGAAGATCCCGATCACCGACATGGCGAACAGGATGGCCCCCAGCGAGAGGTAATGTCCGAGGGTGATCGAGGTCATGCCTGGCCTCCGTTGGGGTTGTTTTCAGGCTGGACGGGGGCGTCGACCTGTGGCGCCACCTTCACCAGGCGAAGGCGATCGGCCTTTTTGACCCGCACCTGCTCCGAGGGATCCTGGTAGCGCGAATCCTTGCGCTTGCGCAGCGTCAGCGCGATGGCGGCGATCATGGCCACCAGCAGGATGACGGCAGCCACCTGCACCAGGAAGACATACTCGGTGTACATCAGCACGCCCAGCGCCTTGGTGTTGGACATCTCTGCCAGCTCAGGCGCCATCGGGCGCGCTTCAGGCAGGTCAAAGCCGCGGGTCAGCACGAATGCCATCTGCACGGCGATCACCGCACCGATCAACCCCGCCACCGGGAAGTGCTTCCAGAAGCCCTGGCGCAGCGAGTCGATGTTGATGTCCAGCATCATCACCACGAAAAGGAACAGCACCATCACGGCACCCACGTACACGAGCACCAGGGTGATGGACAGGAACTCGGCCTGCAGCAACATCCACACGCACGAGGCGCTGAAGAAGGCCAGCACCAGATGCAGTGCGGCCGTGACGGGGTTCTTCGCGGTGATCACGCGGAAGCCCGCGTAGACCAGAACGAAGGCGAAGGCGTAGAAAAGTAGGCTCAATGTATCCATGGTTCAGCGGTACTTGGCGTCCGCCTCCTTGTTCGCGGCGATTTCCTTTTCATAGCGATCACCCACCGCCAGGAGCATGTCCTTGGTGAAGTACAGGTCGCCACGCTTTTCTCCGTGGTACTCGAAGATGTGGGTTTCGACGATGGCGTCGACTGGGCAGCTTTCTTCGCAGAAGCCACAGAAGATGCACTTCGTCAGGTCGATGTCGTAGCGCGTGGTGCGGCGCTGGCCGTCGTCACGCACGGCCGACTCGATGGTGATGGCCATCGCAGGGCACA
This genomic window from Aquabacterium sp. A3 contains:
- the nuoK gene encoding NADH-quinone oxidoreductase subunit NuoK; its protein translation is MTSITLGHYLSLGAILFAMSVIGIFLNRKNLIVLLMAIELMLLAVNLNFIAFSHYLGDMHGQVFVFFILTVAAAESAIGLAILVVLFRNRASINVDELDTLKG
- a CDS encoding NADH-quinone oxidoreductase subunit J; this encodes MDTLSLLFYAFAFVLVYAGFRVITAKNPVTAALHLVLAFFSASCVWMLLQAEFLSITLVLVYVGAVMVLFLFVVMMLDINIDSLRQGFWKHFPVAGLIGAVIAVQMAFVLTRGFDLPEARPMAPELAEMSNTKALGVLMYTEYVFLVQVAAVILLVAMIAAIALTLRKRKDSRYQDPSEQVRVKKADRLRLVKVAPQVDAPVQPENNPNGGQA
- the nuoI gene encoding NADH-quinone oxidoreductase subunit NuoI; amino-acid sequence: MAATSIKEFVSSFFLLELFKGMAITGRHFLKPHITVQFPEEKTPMSPRFRGLHAQRRYDNGEERCIACKLCEAVCPAMAITIESAVRDDGQRRTTRYDIDLTKCIFCGFCEESCPVDAIVETHIFEYHGEKRGDLYFTKDMLLAVGDRYEKEIAANKEADAKYR